The Hymenobacter sp. DG01 sequence TACGCGAAATCCGGCCGAAGGATCAGCGGGCCCATGAAATAGCCACAATTTTTAGGAACCTTCTGCTTGCTTTGCGGTTAGAAAACTGCCCGTACCGTGGGGCGGGCTTGCCTGCTACCGTCAGGCGGCGTATCTTCCGTAAAGTCCCACGTTCTTGCCCCGTCGTGCTATGTTCGTAGATCTACTGATAGGCGCTATTTTCGCCATGTCGCTGCTCCCGATTACGACGGGGTACTGCGCCTACAGCTACGGCCGCTCGTTCTGGCTGTGGTTTGCCTTGGGCATCTTTCTGCCCATTGTTTCCTACTTCATTCTGTTTGCCCTGATTTTGCGCCAGCAACTCGACCACGGCCAGCGCCTGCTCACAGAAGCCAAAGCCATTCTGGCCGAAGCCGAAGAAGCCGAGCGGGTACGGGAGAATAGCTGAGTGATTTGTCGGGCGGGTCTATACAACGCCTTCCAGCCGCTGTGCGGCCATTAGTACTTCCTGGGTTCAGAACTTGATAAACGAACCAGCCCTTTCTTCTCAACTTGAAGGAAGGGCAAACTGCTTAATAGGGGGTAGCAACTTGGGCTGACCGGATAACGTTGCCCGGCATTTTCAGCCCCGACAACCCTCCATCTGATTACCTTCCTGCCTGTTCAGTGAAAGAACCAGCTACAGGACGCCCCCACTCAGAGCCATTACTCCGTTACTCTCTGCAGGATGCCCCGGGCGGCCCAGGCGCCGGTGCTGAAGCAGCCCTGCAGCAGATAGCCACCGGTAGGAGCTTCCCAGTCCAGCATTTCGCCGGCCACGAAAACACCCGGCCGGCGCCGTAGCATCAGGTGTTCATTAACCTCGGGCCAGGCAATGCCGCCGGCCGTGCTGATGGCTTCATCCAGGGGCCGCAGGCCCGCAACTGGCAGGGGCAGGTGGGTGAGCAGATAAGCCAGCTCCGGGGCCGTGGTCGGTAACTGGGGCGGGCCTACCTCCCGCAGCAGCGTTGGGGTGGGCGGCCCCAGCTTCAGTGCCTCGCCCAGAAATGAAGCCAGAGACTTGCCTGCCCGCCGCCGGACCAGCTTTTCAATTAGTTGGGCCTCCGTCAGGTCGGGTTTGAGGTTTAGCAGCAGGGTAGCTGGCGGGCCGGCGGCCAGGGCCTCGCGCAGGGCAGGTGTCAGGGCGTACACGGGTGTGCCTTCCAGGCCGTAATCGGTAAGCATTAACTCGCCGCGCACCACCAGGGAGCCACACTGCAGCGCTATGTTTTTGAGGGGCTGCCGTCCGACTTTCTCCCGAAAAAAAGCTGACCACGCTACTTCCGCGCCGCAGTTACTCGGCATGAACGGCACAGTTTCGACTCCTATAGCCTGCAGTGCAGCCGTCCAGCTGCCATCGGAGCCGGTTTTGATCCAGCTGGCGCCGCCCAGGGCCAGCAGCGTAGCCGCGGGGCGCACCACAGTTTCCTGCCCCGTCGCTTCGTCGCGGATGCGCAGGCCTTCCCCGGCGAAGCCCAGCCAGCGGTGGCGGGTTTTCAGTGCTACGCCCAGGGTTTGCAGGCGGGCCAGCCAGGCCCGCAGCAGCTGGGCCGGCTTGTGCTCATCGGTGGGAAAAACCCGGCCGCTGGTGCCCACAAATGTGCCGATGCCCAGCTGCTCGGCCCAGGTGCGCAGGTCGGCCGCCGAGAAATGCTGCAAATAGCGCGTAAATTCCGGCCTGCGAACGGCGTACCGGTTGGCAAAAACCTCGAGCGGCTCACTGTTGGTCAGGTTGAAGCCCCCGTGGCCAGCCACCAGAAATTTACGTCCTACCGTGGCCTGCGCCTCGTACACTGTTACGCGGCAGCCGGCCTCGGCCAGGTGCTGGGCCGCCAGCAGGCCGGCGGGTCCGCCGCCTACCACGGCTACCCACGGCGCACCAGAATCAGGGGGTATTTGCATGCCGCAAAGGTAGAGGACTGGCACCAGAGCAGAGGTAGGCCGTGGCCCGACCAACGGCGGTTTACGCCGAGCCTACCTATCTTCAATATCCGAAAGCCCGGGCTGCTGCGCTGATTTAGCGCGCCTGACAGGGTCAAAGTTGGGCTTATAACTTCTGTATGGGTTCGTATTCCATTTTGATTGGCCTCAGTTTAGCGGTCATCCTTTCCTACCTCTTCGATCTGGCTGCACGGGCCACCAAAGTGCCTTCTGTGCTGATGCTGCTGCTCACCGGTATTGCCTTGCGCCAGGCCGCCGACTACACCGATTTTGTGCTGCAGATCCCGAAGGTGGTGCTGGAAATATTCGGTATCATCGGGCTGATTATGATTGTGCTGGAAGGGGCCCTCGACCTGAAAATCAGCCGGGACAAGGCCCCGCTGATTCGGCGCTCCTTTCTGGCCGCGGCCCTGATTCTGGTGGTGCAGGCCGTGGTCATTGCCATGATCCTGCACTTCTGGCTGCGGGTAAACTTTCAGAGCTGCCTGGTAAATGCCATTCCGCTGGCCGTTATCAGCTCGGCTATTGCCATTCCCAGCGTGGCCGGTTTGTGGGGCGAAAAGCAGGAGTTTATCATCTACGAAAGCACGTTTTCCGACATTCTGGGCATCATGTTCTTCAACTTTGCCCTGCAGGACAACTTCGCCCAGGGCATGTCCGTCGTGACTTTTGGGCGCGACGTGGTGGCGGTGGTCATCGTGGCCGTGCTCAGTACGATGGCTCTGATATTTCTGCTCGACCGGATTCGGCTGCACGTCAAGTTCTTCCTGATTCTGGCCTTCCTGATTCTGCTCTACAGCGTGGCCAAGAAGCTGCACCTTTCTTCCTTGGTACTGGTGCTGGTGTTCGGGTTGGCTGTAAACAACGCCGAGCACTTCCTAAAAGGGCGCCTGCGCCGCTGGTTCCGGCCTGAGCGCCTGCAGGAAGAAGTACACCAGCTGCGCAGCATCACGGCCGAGTCGGCATTCCTGATCCGCACGTTCTTCTTTTTGCTGTTCGGTTTCAGCATCACTCTCAGCAGCCTGCTCAGCGCCCAGCTGCTGCTGCAGGGGGTGCTGATTGTAGCGGCCCTGACGGCCATTCGCTATTTCTACCTGCGCTACATTGCCCGCACCGACCTGATTCCGGAGCTGTTTATCGCGCCCAAAGGCCTTATCACGGTCTTGCTGTTCTACAGCATTCCGCAACGACACCTAATTGGCGAGGTCAGCGAAAACATCCTTTTCGTAGTTATTCTGCTGACCGGTACTCTGATGATGGTGGGCCTGCTGCTGTCCCGACAAGAGCCGGAAATTGGGGAGTACTAGGTGAAATAGAGAAATGGTGAGTGAATGAGTGCGTTGTCATGGCGAGCAGCGCAAAGCCATCCGTCCTGACCAAAGCCCTACCCCCTGAAATATGACAAGCCCTTGACGCTACCATACGTCAAGGGCTTGTCACTTTATTAGGCTTGTCACAGGCAGAGGACGGATGGCTTCGCTCCACTCGTCATGACAATTCACCTCATCAAATTTCGCTTTCCTTGATTAGCTGGCGGCGGTAGTTGGCCAGGATGGTGGACTTGAGCAGGAAGCCGAGGTAGCGGTCATCGAGGCTGAGAACGGGGAGGGCCCAGGCGTCGAGCTGCTCCATGCAGCGCAGGGTATCCAGCAGGGTATCGTCGGGGCGGACGATGGCCGGCGGGGCGCTCATCAGGTCGCGCACGCGGGTGGTGTTGTAGTGCTCATCGTCGAAGAGGGCGTCGCGCACCGTGTCCAGGCTCACGATGCCATGCAGGTGGCCATCAGCATCTACCACCGGAAACAGGTTGCGGGTAGCGTGGCGGAAGGTTTGCACCAGCTCGCCCAGGGTATCGTCGGGGCGGACGGGTAGGAAGTCGGTCTGAATCAGAGAAGCCACGTCCAGCTGGGCCAGCAGGCCCCGGTCGCGGTCCTGGTTCACGTACACGCCCTTCTGTACCAGCTTGCGGGTATACACGGAGTAGGGCTCGAAGTAGCGCGTGATGAGGTAGGAGCCCGAGGTGACTACCATTAGAGGTACGAATAGGGCGTAGCCACCCGTAATTTCGGCAATAAGGAAGATGCCGGTGAGGGGCGCGTGCACCACGCCGGCCAGCGTGCCGGCCATGCCCAGCACAATAAAGTGGACTTCAGAAATAGGGTAGAGGCCGCTCATATTGATCAGGCGGGCAAACACGAAGCCACACAGCGCCCCGGCAAACAGCGAAGAGCCAAACATGCCCCCGTTGCCACCCGAGCCGATGGTGATGGTAGTGGCTACCACTTTCAGCAGCATACTGCCCGCCGCCACCAGCAGCACCAGCCACACGCTCTGCTCCTGAAACACATCGAACAAGGACCCGTTCACGAGCTGCTCGGCCCGGCCCCCCAGCAGCAGCTGCACGATGTTGTAGCCCTCGCCGTAGAGCGGCGGAAATAGAAATACCAGTCCGCCCAGGGCAAGGCCTCCCAGCAGCACCTTCCGAAGCGTGCCCGGTATTTGCTCGAAATACTTGTCGGCCCAGAAATACACCCGGATCATGTACACCGACAGCAGGGCGGTAAACACGGCCAGCATCAGGTAGAGCGGCACCGCATCAACGGGCCAGGAGGTGGTAATCAGCACGAAGGGCTGGCCCGCATACAGGGCCTTCGACACTACCGTGGCCGTAGCAGAAGAAATCAGCAAGGGCACGAAATAAGCCGCCGACAGCTCGGAGAGAATTACCTCCACGGCGAACAGCACCCCCGCAATGGGCGAGTTGAAGATGGCCGCTACCCCCGCTGCCGCCCCGCAACCCGTAAGCAGGCGCCGCTCGCGCCGGCCAATGCGCAGCACCCGCGACGTGTTGGAGCCAATAGCCGAACCCGTAACGGAAATAGGCGCCTCCAGACCAGCCGAGCCCCCAAACGTCACCGTCAGGAACGAGGAGACCAGCTGGGAGTACAGCTTACTGCGCGGTACCACGCTGCCCTGGCGGGCAATGTTGTAAATAATCGGCCCAATGCCCCGGCCCAGGTTGCCATCGAGGAAGTACCGGGTAAACAGCACCGTGAGGGCAATACCGATGATAGGATAGAAAGAGCTGGTAAACACCTGATACTGCCCAGGAACCCAGGCATTCAGCATCTTCTGGGTGTCGTGCACGAGGGTTTTGAGCAGCACCGCCGCCAGCCCGGCCAGCAGCCCCACCACCATACTCACCAGAATAAGGTACACCCGGTCGCTGATGTGGCGCAGACGCCAAAGGAGCAACGGGCGTAACAACCGGTGTATGGTGTTTTGGGCCATAGGCAAAGATGGTAAAAATGTAAGATGGTGAGCTAAAAAGGGGGTAAAGTGAGCTTGACGTTCTGGTGGTGCTGGGCGTAGCGAAGGACCTTATCACGCCTGAATGAGCCGTTTTTAGAAGAACGTACAGCCGTAATAAGGTCCTTCGCTACGCTCAGGATGACGTACCCTTCGCTCACAAGGTCACTATTTCCACGCTATTGACCCAGACCGGGCACACCAAGGCCGGCCCCAACCAGCTCCTGCTTCACCTCCTGCATCACGCGACTCTTAAGCTGCAGCACCCCGCGACGATAATCATCGGAGTCGGCCCAGAAGTACACGCGCAGGTCGGCGGTGGTGTCACCCGCTTTTTCCAGGTTGATGTAGGGCGCGCGGGGCGTCTGCTGAATGTCGGGGATGGTGCGCAGGTAGTTGAGAATGATGTTGATGGCCTGGTCGGGGGTAGCATCCGGGCCCAGGTCCACGGTCACGAGGAACTCCTGGCGCAGGTTGCCGTCGCGGGTGTAATTGATCAGGGGCTCTTTGAGCACCAGGGAGTTGGGTAGGAAAATGTGCTTGCCATCGAAGGTGCGCATGAGGGTAGTGCGCAGGTTCAGGGCCTCCACGTGCCCAATCAGCCCTTTGATTTCAACGGTATCGTTGATGTGGAAAGGGCGGTTGAAGGCCAGAATGACGCCGGCCAGAAAGTTCTCGGCAATATCCTTGAAGGCAAACCCCACGATAAACGCCGAAACGCCCGCCGCCCCCACCAGGCTGCCCACAATGCCCGAAAAGCCCAGCACGTTTAAGGCAATCATCAAACCCAGCAGCACCATGGCCCACTTGCTGAGCCGGGCCAGGAAGTCGGGCAGGAGGGGGTCGTGGGAGCGGCGCCGGAGCCGGCCGCCCAGCAAAGCACTCACGCGGTTGGCAATAAAAATGGCCACTACCAGCAAGATAATGGCAATTAAAAGCTTGGGCAGCACATACAGAAACTGCTGCCAGTAAGAGGAAAGTACGCGGTTTAAATCCTGAATCATGTGCATAGAAAAGCGGCGCTCAATGGGCTAAAACAGAAGCCCCGCGACCAGGAGGCCGTCGGGGCTAAGTAGGGGTTATACGCGCGGAGTAGGGGGTAGGGTTGGCCTCAGGCGAAGGCCGGGCGGTTCATCCAGCGCCAGAACACCAGCCCGCCCAGGGTGTAGGCCACCACATCCAGCGGGTCGGCGGTCATGCGTGGGTTGAAGCGTGGCATGATCAGCTCAAACCACACCGCCACCACAATCCAGCTGGCTATAATCCAGGAGGTAGGGAGCACAAAAGCGGGCTGCCGGAAGTAGAAGCGGCGCATCAGCCAGAGGACCATCGTCAGCTGCAGGGGTAGGGCTAGTAGGTCGGCTAGGTGGGAATTAATAAAGGTGGGCAGGCGCCCGATGGGCCAGTAACGGTTGATGCACGCAACAGCGTACAGCCCTACCCCCGTCAGAAACAGCGGATGCCGCAGCTCGGCGGGCCACCTCACCCGGCCAGGACGGTGACCAGCCACACCATAAAAGCCATGATGGCCGCAAAGGCCAGCTGCCCACCCCGGATGATGTACTTGAAAAAGCGCACCACCGGCCCATCCTCGGGCTTGATTTCGATCAGCATGACCGATGCCAGGGGCTGCTCCGACAGCTTTTGCCGGGCTTCCTCACTAGCCACCCGGTAGGGCTCTAGAACCTGCCCGCAGTGCTGGCACAGGTCGGTAGGCTGCTGGTTCCATTCGGTCCAGTGGCCGCAGTGCGGGCATTTTTTGGTGGCTGTCATACTTCTGCGGGCTTGTTTACAGCTCCATGATATCCTCGTTCCAGAGCGTCGGCTCCGCCTGGATAAAGTCCTGCATCATCTGCACGCACTCCGGCAGGTTCAGCACTTCCACTTCTACGCCATGCGACTCCAGAAACTCCCTGGACTCACCGAAGGTCTGATCTTCCCCTACTACCACCTTCGGAATCTTGAACTGTACGATGGTGCCGGCGCACATGTAGCACGGCATCAGGGTGGTGTACAGCACGGTGTCGCGGTAGGAGCGTTGGCGGCCGGCGTTGAACAGCGCGTCCATTTCGCCATGCTTGATGGGGTTATCCTCCTGCACCCGCTTGTTGCGGCCACGGCTCACAATCTCGTCGCCCCGGCGCAGCACTGAGCCAATCGGAATACCGCCTTCTTTGCGTCCCTGAAGTGCCTCTTCAATGGCGGCCTGCATGAATTTGTCCATAAGTCAAGTTTAAATGTAGATGCAAGGTAGAACGCCTAGCTGTCATTCCGACCGCAGGGAGGAATCTGGGTTCACCATTCAAGGGTTTAACCCAGATTCCTCCCTGCGGTCGGAATGACACCATTACCTCGCACAAATGCTGCGGTAGGGGCAATACTGGCACTTATCCTGGTCATCGGTTTTGCGGATGGGCTCTTCGGGGTCGAGGATGCGGTTGACGAGCTGGCTAAGTAGTTGTTCGCTGTGCTGGACGAAATCCTGGCCGTCGGCGGTCAGGAAGCTCATGTCGGCTGACATGGGGCCGGCGCTGAGGTTACGCAGGGAAATAATAGCGGCATCGGCAGCGGGGCGGCCCTGCTGAGCCAGCAGGAAGCGGTAGAGCCAAAGCTGACGCACCTTGTCGGCGGCGGGGGTAGCATCGGTGAGCAGGCGCTGCACCGCCTCGGCGGGGCCTTCGCCCCGCTTGAGCAGCTGCAGGTGGTACTTCTCCACCATGCCGGTTTTATAGTCCACTACCCGCAGGCGGCCATCCGGAAACTGATCCACCCGGTCGGCCTTGCCGAGCAGGCGCACCGGCAGCTTCTCGCCGCTGGGCAGAGGCACGAACACGGTGGCATGTAACTCCTCTTCCAGCCCCTGAATCTGGAGCGGCAAGGTATCGGGCTGTTCCAGCAGGCTTTCCAGGTAGCGGCGCACCAACTGCCCGGCCACCTGGCCC is a genomic window containing:
- a CDS encoding nucleoside deaminase, producing MDKFMQAAIEEALQGRKEGGIPIGSVLRRGDEIVSRGRNKRVQEDNPIKHGEMDALFNAGRQRSYRDTVLYTTLMPCYMCAGTIVQFKIPKVVVGEDQTFGESREFLESHGVEVEVLNLPECVQMMQDFIQAEPTLWNEDIMEL
- a CDS encoding chloride channel protein — protein: MAQNTIHRLLRPLLLWRLRHISDRVYLILVSMVVGLLAGLAAVLLKTLVHDTQKMLNAWVPGQYQVFTSSFYPIIGIALTVLFTRYFLDGNLGRGIGPIIYNIARQGSVVPRSKLYSQLVSSFLTVTFGGSAGLEAPISVTGSAIGSNTSRVLRIGRRERRLLTGCGAAAGVAAIFNSPIAGVLFAVEVILSELSAAYFVPLLISSATATVVSKALYAGQPFVLITTSWPVDAVPLYLMLAVFTALLSVYMIRVYFWADKYFEQIPGTLRKVLLGGLALGGLVFLFPPLYGEGYNIVQLLLGGRAEQLVNGSLFDVFQEQSVWLVLLVAAGSMLLKVVATTITIGSGGNGGMFGSSLFAGALCGFVFARLINMSGLYPISEVHFIVLGMAGTLAGVVHAPLTGIFLIAEITGGYALFVPLMVVTSGSYLITRYFEPYSVYTRKLVQKGVYVNQDRDRGLLAQLDVASLIQTDFLPVRPDDTLGELVQTFRHATRNLFPVVDADGHLHGIVSLDTVRDALFDDEHYNTTRVRDLMSAPPAIVRPDDTLLDTLRCMEQLDAWALPVLSLDDRYLGFLLKSTILANYRRQLIKESEI
- a CDS encoding TIGR03862 family flavoprotein, whose protein sequence is MQIPPDSGAPWVAVVGGGPAGLLAAQHLAEAGCRVTVYEAQATVGRKFLVAGHGGFNLTNSEPLEVFANRYAVRRPEFTRYLQHFSAADLRTWAEQLGIGTFVGTSGRVFPTDEHKPAQLLRAWLARLQTLGVALKTRHRWLGFAGEGLRIRDEATGQETVVRPAATLLALGGASWIKTGSDGSWTAALQAIGVETVPFMPSNCGAEVAWSAFFREKVGRQPLKNIALQCGSLVVRGELMLTDYGLEGTPVYALTPALREALAAGPPATLLLNLKPDLTEAQLIEKLVRRRAGKSLASFLGEALKLGPPTPTLLREVGPPQLPTTAPELAYLLTHLPLPVAGLRPLDEAISTAGGIAWPEVNEHLMLRRRPGVFVAGEMLDWEAPTGGYLLQGCFSTGAWAARGILQRVTE
- a CDS encoding cation:proton antiporter is translated as MGSYSILIGLSLAVILSYLFDLAARATKVPSVLMLLLTGIALRQAADYTDFVLQIPKVVLEIFGIIGLIMIVLEGALDLKISRDKAPLIRRSFLAAALILVVQAVVIAMILHFWLRVNFQSCLVNAIPLAVISSAIAIPSVAGLWGEKQEFIIYESTFSDILGIMFFNFALQDNFAQGMSVVTFGRDVVAVVIVAVLSTMALIFLLDRIRLHVKFFLILAFLILLYSVAKKLHLSSLVLVLVFGLAVNNAEHFLKGRLRRWFRPERLQEEVHQLRSITAESAFLIRTFFFLLFGFSITLSSLLSAQLLLQGVLIVAALTAIRYFYLRYIARTDLIPELFIAPKGLITVLLFYSIPQRHLIGEVSENILFVVILLTGTLMMVGLLLSRQEPEIGEY
- a CDS encoding mechanosensitive ion channel family protein, which translates into the protein MIQDLNRVLSSYWQQFLYVLPKLLIAIILLVVAIFIANRVSALLGGRLRRRSHDPLLPDFLARLSKWAMVLLGLMIALNVLGFSGIVGSLVGAAGVSAFIVGFAFKDIAENFLAGVILAFNRPFHINDTVEIKGLIGHVEALNLRTTLMRTFDGKHIFLPNSLVLKEPLINYTRDGNLRQEFLVTVDLGPDATPDQAINIILNYLRTIPDIQQTPRAPYINLEKAGDTTADLRVYFWADSDDYRRGVLQLKSRVMQEVKQELVGAGLGVPGLGQ